In Polypterus senegalus isolate Bchr_013 chromosome 12, ASM1683550v1, whole genome shotgun sequence, the following are encoded in one genomic region:
- the vsig10l gene encoding V-set and immunoglobulin domain-containing protein 10-like, translating to MTSGRVIMKYGRARMLHKKDNKGFYTMTWTGHTLAFLALLVIVLVPSPSDGVTISVIGSPVNGLVDGSATLSIFFMSSSHPAIAWQVNEITIVSWEVGLSSSLRVTSNYKGRVTTYDNGSITISPLKLTDTNVYSVSMTATGEKPGMNSVSLQVYAMIEGGSIAVNPQTPSEGKPLVLTYVTTQGDGAATWKLNGVPLANDSNHVISDHSLIINSASQKDNGVYTCLLENPFSSQAFNTTVTVAYGPNNVAVLPSTFSNSTPISYALVGNNVSLQCSADSYPPATILWSVPNSPNNQLVNRNPLNLTNIQANQAGNYTCTAYNSARGSGATSSYALNVYQYPASNISCSVSTLNLISLQFLCAWPGAIPAASLSFVGLNPPVTGAGSLTTVVDGSSAPNLKGKTVTCVGVHPLLAKNCSLQISGPPAFSPLHTATLDPTSGNVSLMLFYPINVQPPATFQWFKNGTQLNSGGKYVISNNSSVLTVLNLNTSTDLVTYSCVGSSPVGNQTNTFQLTGPAITRTGVVANSNRTIITLTWEIPLTSVVSGFLVQKLGPALQRSFNARDTSPSWETIHTKGPSDRSDDVLGLNPDLTYQFRVIPALGQTQGSPSVVQTIGPAPTGLSPGAIAGIVVGSVFGFLLLLLLLLLLICCCCCRRREKRDKKEKIPAGQKPVQTRQKTQPVRTPNPRLVGGVIPMSNGVGGVIPMSNGVSASARRPPSTISSLSQVSSQESSSTEPPKPVTRVATIL from the exons ATGACAAGTGGACGCGTGATCATGAAATATGGAAGGGCGCGTATGCTGCATAAAAAAGACAACAAAGGATTTTACACGATGACCTGGACTGGGCACACGCTGGCGTTTCTGGCTCTTCTGGTTATCGTTCTAGTGCCAA GTCCCTCGGATGGTGTCACCATTTCCGTGATCGGCTCTCCTGTGAACGGCCTGGTGGACGGCAGTGCCACTCTCTCCATCTTCTTCATGAGCAGCTCACACCCAGCCATCGCGTGGCAGGTGAATGAAATAACCATCGTCTCCTGGGAGGTCGGCTTGAGCAGCTCTCTGAGAGTAACTTCGAACTATAAAGGCCGCGTGACCACCTATGACAATGGCTCCATCACCATCAGTCCCCTGAAGCTCACTGACACAAACGTCTACAGTGTCTCAATGACAGCGACAGGGGAGAAGCCAGGCATGAACAGCGTTTCTCTTCAAGTTTACG CTATGATCGAAGGAGGCAGCATTGCAGTCAATCCTCAAACCCCATCAGAAGGCAAACCCCTCGTGCTGACATACGTCACCACCCAAGGGGACGGCGCGGCCACCTGGAAGCTGAACGGAGTCCCCCTGGCCAACGACTCCAATCACGTCATCTCCGACCACTCCCTGATAATTAACAGTGCCAGCCAGAAGGACAACGGGGTCTACACCTGCCTGCTGGAGAACCCCTTCAGCAGCCAAGCCTTTAACACGACCGTAACTGTAGCAT atgggCCCAACAACGTTGCAGTTCTGCCATCCACGTTCTCCAACTCCACTCCCATCAGCTATGCCCTCGTGGGCAACAATGTGAGTCTGCAATGCAGTGCTGACAGTTACCCCCCAGCCACCATACTGTGGAGCGTCCCAAACTCACCCAACAACCAACTGGTCAACAGGAACCCTCTGAACTTAACCAACATCCAGGCGAACCAGGCTGGGAATTATACGTGTACTGCCTATAACAGTGCCAGGGGCAGCGGTGCCACCAGCTCTTATGCGCTGAACGTGTACC AGTATCCTGCTAGTAACATCAGCTGCTCCGTCTCCACACTGAATCTCATCAGTCTCCAGTTCCTCTGCGCGTGGCCTGGCGCCATCCCTGCAGCCTCTCTGTCATTTGTGGGGTTGAATCCCCCTGTCACTGGCGCCGGGTCCCTCACCACTGTGGTCGACGGCTCCTCCGCACCAAACCTGAAAGGCAAAACGGTGACGTGTGTGGGGGTCCACCCGCTCCTAGCGAAAAACTGCTCACTCCAGATCA GTGGTCCTCCTGCTTTCAGCCCCCTTCACACGGCCACATTGGACCCCACATCTGGTAACGTTTCCCTGATGCTCTTTTACCCCATCAACGTTCAGCCACCTGCCACTTTCCAGTGGTTTAAGAATGGCACTCAGCTGAATTCGGGTGGCAAGTACGTAATAAGCAACAACAGCAGCGTGCTGACCGTCCTCAACCTCAACACCTCCACTGACCTGGTCACGTATTCCTGTGTGGgcagcagtcctgtgggaaaTCAGACAAACACCTTCCAGCTAACAG GTCCGGCCATAACAAGAACTGGAGTTGTGGCTAACAGTAACCGCACCATCATCACCCTCACCTGGGAGATCCCACTCACGTCGGTGGTCTCAGGATTTCTTGTGCAGAAGTTGGGTCCAGCTCTACAGAGAAGCTTCAACGCCCGAGACACCTCACCATCCTGGGAGACCATTCACACCAAAGGCCCCAGCGATCGCAGTGATGACGTCCTCGGCCTCAACCCCGATCTGACCTACCAGTTCAGAGTCATACCTGCGCTCGGCCAAACCCAGGGGTCACCTTCAGTGGTGCAGACCATCGGGCCGG cgCCGACAGGCCTGAGTCCCGGTGCGATTGCAGGTATCGTCGTCGGCTCCGTCTTTGGTTTCCTCCTCCTGTTGCTTCTCCTGCTTCTTCtcatctgctgctgctgctgccgaagGAGAGAAAAGCGAG ATAAGAAGGAGAAGATTCCTGCTGGCCAAAAGCCCGTGCAG ACACGTCAGAAAACTCAGCCTGTCCGAACCCCCAATCCACGGCTAGTTGGTGGTGTCATACCAATGAGCAATGGGGTCGGTGGTGTCATACCAATGAGCAATGGGGTCTCCGCCTCTGCCAGAAGGCCCCCCAGTACAATCTCCTCATTGAGCCAG GTTTCATCACAGGAGTCGTCGTCCACTGAACCCCCCAAGCCAGTCACCCGCGTGGCGACCATCTTGTAG